One genomic segment of Garra rufa chromosome 13, GarRuf1.0, whole genome shotgun sequence includes these proteins:
- the LOC141283438 gene encoding glutathione-specific gamma-glutamylcyclotransferase 1 — protein sequence MKPQDIIAGKSSLWIFGYGSLVWKPDFKFKRSKVGYINGYKRRFWHGDNFHRGDDEMPGRVVTLIEKDDACTWGVAFEVTGSQVEESLKYLNVREAVRGGYLTRVVEFFPQGTNQSPVQALVYIATPDNPIYLGPASTEKIAAQIAVCKGKSGPNIEYLLRLAEFMRVSCPDVEDSHLFSIEAAVLATIRPVLLAG from the exons ATGAAACCTCAAGACATCATCGCTGGAAAATCCAGTCTGTGGATCTTCGGGTACGGCTCGTTGGTTTGGAAACCAGACTTCAAGTTCAAGAGGAGCAAGGTCGGTTACATTAACGGGTACAAGAGACGCTTCTGGCATGGGGATAATTTTCATCGTGGAGATGATGAAATG CCCGGAAGAGTGGTGACGCTCATCGAGAAGGATGAC GCGTGCACCTGGGGTGTTGCTTTCGAAGTGACTGGATCTCAGGTCGAGGAGTCTCTTAAATACCTGAACGTGAGGGAGGCAGTAAGAGGCGGCTACCTGACTCGGGTCGTAGAGTTCTTCCCGCAGGGCACGAACCAGTCACCTGTTCAGGCTCTGGTTTACATCGCCACGCCCGACAACCCTATTTACCTGGGGCCTGCCAGCACAGAGAAAATTGCTGCTCAGATCGCCGTGTGCAAGGGAAAGTCGGGCCCCAACATCGAGTACCTGCTTCGCCTGGCGGAGTTCATGAGAGTCAGCTGCCCTGATGTGGAGGACTCTCACCTGTTCTCCATCGAGGCAGCTGTTCTCGCCACCATTAGACCCGTATTGTTGGCAGGCTAG
- the LOC141348701 gene encoding delta-like protein 4 → MAAWLTFLIAIFTTVLTQILGSGVFELDLHEFKNFKGLLANGNACKPECRTFFRVCLKNYQVVVSPGDCIFGSAITPVLGTNSFSIMGGGSFSTPIRLPFNFGWPGSFSLIIEAWHSPYADLPVDTYNPELQISFFAIQRKLEVGAEWSQDVQSGKQTELRYSYRFICSDNYYGDSCSKKCTPRDDRFGHYTCNPDGQLSCLPGWKGEYCEEPICLEGCSEANGNCSKPGECVCREGWQGKLCTECRKYPACKHGTCQQPWQCNCKEGWGGLFCDQDLNFCTHHKPCVNGATCMNTGQGSYTCTCRPGYTGVNCELEVRECDSSPCKNGGLCSDLDKGYICTCLPGFEGTHCEHSLLTCADSPCFHGGRCHEKDNGRSYACDCPRGYTGLNCERRVDKCTTLPCANDGLCVVLSGVRMCSCRAGFTGQRCEININDCANNPCANGGTCFDRINDYVCSCAPGYEGRNCDRPSNACSSRPCLNGGSCVGIPGNPPACFCPSGFTGPHCEYYSVTAPVTKEEPQDRFQWAAVSLAVGLVALVVLLCMVVIALRHIHRQASGERTRAEAMNNISETQRDNLIPTSQLKNTNKQVSLEVDCTPDKSNYIHKNCHLDYNSSKEFKDIVSQEDKSHKYEKCLEDKIPLSRMYREKPECRISTICSPRDSVYQSVFVIAEERSECVIATEV, encoded by the exons ATGGCAGCTTGGCTCACCTTTCTCATCGCAATTTTCACGACCGTTTTGACGCAG ATATTGGGTTCTGGTGTTTTCGAACTCGACCTTCACGAATTCAAAAATTTCAAAGGCTTGCTCGCAAATGGCAATGCATGCAAGCCCGAATGCAGGACTTTCTTCCGAGTTTGCCTAAAAAACTACCAGGTGGTCGTGTCTCCAGGTGACTGTATCTTTGGAAGTGCCATAACGCCAGTGCTGGGGACAAACTCGTTCAGTATCATGGGAGGTGGCTCTTTCAGCACACCGATTCGACTGCCGTTCAACTTTGGCTGGCCG GGATCATTTTCATTGATTATTGAGGCCTGGCACTCACCTTACGCGGATCTACCTGTAG ACACATACAACCCAGAATTGCAGATAAGCTTTTTTGCCATCCAAAGAAAGTTGGAAGTAGGGgctgaatggtctcaggatgtcCAAAGCGGGAAGCAGACGGAGTTAAGGTATTCATACCGGTTCATCTGCAGTGACAATTACTACGGCGACAGTTGTTCCAAAAAATGCACGCCCAGGGACGACCGTTTTGGCCACTACACCTGCAACCCAGATGGGCAGTTATCCTGTCTCCCTGGCTGGAAGGGAGAATACTGCGAAGAAC CAATCTGTTTGGAGGGATGCAGTGAGGCGAATGGGAATTGCTCCAAACCTGGAGAGTGTGT ATGCCGAGAAGGATGGCAGGGTAAACTTTGCACAGAGTGTAGAAAATATCCAGCCTGTAAACATGGCACCTGTCAGCAACCATGGCAGTGCAACTGTAAAGAGGGCTGGGGTGGACTGTTCTGTGACCAAG ATTTGAACTTTTGCACACATCACAAACCATGTGTGAACGGAGCCACATGTATGAATACAGGTCAGGGCAGTTACACCTGCACCTGTCGGCCTGGATACACAGGGGTCAACTGCGAGCTTGAGGTGCGAGAATGTGACAGCAGCCCATGCAAGAACGGAGGTCTTTGCTCG GATCTTGACAAAGGCTACATCTGCACCTGTCTCCCTGGCTTTGAGGGAACTCACTGTGAACACAGTCTGCTCACCTGCGCAGACTCCCCATGCTTTCACGGCGGTAGATGCCATGAAAAAGACAACGGGCGCAGCTACGCGTGCGACTGTCCCAGAGGCTACACGGGCCTGAACTGCGAGAGGAGAGTGGACAAATGCACAACTCTGCCGTGTGCCAATG ATGGCTTGTGTGTGGTTCTGAGTGGCGTTCGCATGTGTAGCTGTCGAGCGGGCTTTACCGGTCAGCGCTGCGAGATCAACATCAACGACTGTGCGAACAACCCCTGCGCTAATGGCGGCACGTGTTTCGACCGCATCAACGACTACGTCTGCTCCTGTGCCCCGGGATACGAAGGCCGCAATTGCGACCGGCCCTCCAACGCCTGCTCATCCAGACCCTGCCTCAACGGGGGCTCCTGTGTGGGCATCCCAGGGAACCCACCCGCCTGCTTCTGCCCCAGCGGCTTCACCGGACCCCACTGCGAATACTACTCGGTCACCGCTCCAGTGACCAAAGAGGAACCCCAAGATCGTTTCCAGTGGGCCGCGGTTTCTCTGGCCGTGGGTCTGGTGGCTCTAGTGGTTCTGCTCTGCATGGTGGTCATTGCCCTGCGCCACATTCACAGGCAGGCATCTGGAGAAAGGACTCGAGCCGAGGCAATGAACAACATATCGGAAACGCAAAGAGACAACTTGATCCCCACCTCCCAGTTGAAGAACACTAATAAGCAGGTCAGCCTGGAGGTGGACTGCACACCTGACAAATCGAATTACATACACAAGAACTGCCACTTGGACTACAATTCATCGAAAGAGTTCAAGGACATCGTATCCCAAGAGGACAAAAGTCATAAATACGAAAAGTGTTTAGAAGACAAAATACCGTTGAGTAGAATGTACAG GGAAAAGCCAGAGTGTAGGATATCAACGATATGTTCCCCAAGGGACTCCGTGTACCAGTCTGTGTTTGTAATAGCAGAGGAGAGGAGTGAATGTGTCATAGCAACTGAG GTATAA